A genomic stretch from Setaria italica strain Yugu1 chromosome VII, Setaria_italica_v2.0, whole genome shotgun sequence includes:
- the LOC101779939 gene encoding SPX domain-containing membrane protein OsI_17046, whose protein sequence is MVNFGKRLMVDQVEEWKGYYINYKLMKKMLKQYVEQTQNGGKDREQVLKEFSRILDDQIERIVLFLLQQQGRLASRIEELGEQRTAILEQYDISQVSQLRDAYREVGFDLIKLLRFVDINATGVRKILKKFDKRFGYKFTDYYVTTRANHPYSQLQQVFKQVGIVAVVGALSRNLEYLQHHEGSFVSIYDHPAVTLKDPIIDQVNHAVQKLTHATNFMQFLGQHALIVQEDGQSGSEDLVDDQNYHFMSLMLNLVNTFLYMVNTYIIVPTADDYAVSLGAAATVCGIIIGSMAVAQVFSSVYFSAWSNRSYFRPLVFSSIMLFFGNLLYALAYDLNSLIVLLIGRLLCGLGSARAVNRRYISDCVPLKMRLQASAGFVSASALGMACGPALAGFLQIKFKIYSLNFNQSTLPGWVMCIAWLIYLLWLWLTFKEPEHFSKSVVNKQSSESGHQGNTNLEEGLAQPLLIGRERNQDENSEDNDDSEVASENSHEPATSIASAYRLLTPSVKAQLLIYFMLKYAMEILLSESSVVTTYYFSWSTSAVAIFLAILGLTVLPVNAIVGSYITNLFEDRQILLASEVMVLIGIITSFRFTPHYSIPQYVISALITFVFAEVLEGVNLSLLSRVMSSRLSRGTYNGGLLSTEAGTLARVIADATITAAGYLGTDLLLNVTLLPPLVICIASIAATLYTYNTLY, encoded by the exons ATGGTTAATTTTGGAAAGAGGTTGATGGTAGATCAAGTAGAAGAATGGAAAGG ATACTACATCAATTACAAATTGATGAAGAAAATGTTAAAGCAATATGTTGAACAGACCCAAAATGGTGGGAAAGATCGTGAGCAAGTTCTTAAAGAGTTTTCAAGGATTCTTGATGACCAG ATTGAAAGGATCGTGCTTTTTCTGCTACAACAACAGGGCCGTCTTGCCAGTAGGATTGAGGAATTGGGAGAACAACGAACTGCTATTCTGGAACAGTATGATATATCACAAGTTTCTCAGCTACGTGATGCATACAGAGAAGTTGGGTTTGATCTTATAAAGCTTCTCCGCTTTGTCGATATAAATGCTACTGGTGTACGGAAGATACTAAAGAAATTTGATAAGCGCTTTGGCTACAAGTTTACAGATTATTATGTCACCACTCGCGCAAACCATCCTTATTCTCAGCTTCAGCAAGTCTTTAAGCAAGTG GGAATCGTAGCTGTTGTAGGTGCATTATCACGCAACCTTGAATATCTGCAACATCATGAAGGAAGTTTTGTATCAATCTATGATCATCCGGCAGTTACCTTGAAG GACCCTATTATAGACCAAGTAAACCATGCAGTACAGAAACTTACACATGCCACGAATTTTATGCAATTCTTGGGACAACATGCACTTATTGTCCAGGAAGATGGACAAAGTGGCTCGGAGGATCTTGTTGATGACCAAAACTACCATTTCATGTCTCTGATGCTTAATTTAGTGAACACATTCCTTTATATGGTGAACACATATATCATTGTGCCAACTGCTGATGACTATGCAGTAAGCCTTGGGGCAGCTGCAACTGTCTGTGGTATAATTATTGGATCAATGGCAGTCGCTCAAGTGTTCTCCTCAGTCTACTTCAGCGCCTGGTCAAATAGGTCCTATTTCAGACCTCTTGTATTCAGTAGTATTATGCTGTTTTTCGGGAACCTGCTATATGCATTGGCATATGATCTGAATTCACTGATAGTTCTCCTGATTGGACGACTACTTTGCGG GTTAGGTTCTGCAAGAGCAGTGAATCGTCGCTATATCAGTGACTGTGTGCCTCTCAAGATGAGGCTACAAGCCTCTGCCGGATTCGTTAGTGCTAGTGCTCTTGGCATGGCATGTGGCCCTGCTCTTGCTGGTTTTCTCCAGATTAAATTCAAGATATACTCGCTCAATTTTAATCAGAGCACATTACCTGGATGGGTCATGTGCATTGCTTGGCTTATTTACTTGCTGTGGTTGTGGCTTACATTCAAGGAGCCGGAACATTTTAGCAAAAGTGTGGTCAATAAACAGTCGTCAGAATCTG GTCACCAAGGAAACACTAACTTGGAGGAAGGTTTAGCTCAACCTTTGCTTATAGGTAGAGAACGAAACCAGGATGAGAACTCAGAGGACAATGACGATAGTGAAGTAGCCTCGGAAAACTCTCATGAACCAGCAACATCAATTGCTTCAGCATACAGATTGCTGACTCCATCCGTGAAG GCCCAGCTGTTGATATACTTCATGCTCAAGTATGCTATGGAAATTTTACTCTCTGAGTCAAGCGTTGTCACTACGTACTATTTTAGCTGGTCTACAAGTGCTGTTGCTATCTTTCTAGCAATTCTTGGATTAACAGTTCTTCCAGTAAATGCCATTGTTGGAAGCTATATTACAAATTTGTTTGAGGACAG GCAAATTTTGTTGGCATCTGAAGTCATGGTTCTCATTGGTATAATCACGAGCTTTCGTTTCACACCTCACTACTCCATTCCACAATATGTCATTTCAGCTCTCATTACATTTGTATTTGCTGAGGTGCTTGAAG GAGTGAATCTGTCCTTGCTCTCGCGAGTAATGTCGTCGAGGCTTTCCCGAGGGACCTACAATGGCGGACTCCTCTCGACAGAGGCTGGGACGTTGGCCCGTGTAATCGCAGATGCCACAATTACCGCAGCAGGTTATCTAGGCACGGACCTCCTCCTCAACGTCACGCTTCTGCCACCTCTTGTGATCTGCATAGCCTCGATCGCTGCAACACTCTACACTTACAACACGCTCTACTGA